In Hahella sp. HNIBRBA332, the genomic window CATTGCTTTGCACACTCTAACCCTGTTGTTTGATCCGATGGATGTGGATTGTTTCTATGCTGAGTTTGTTTGAAAAGTTTATTAAGCCCTTTCCGCCAGAGGAACCGGAGCAGCCGCCTACCGGCTTGTTCGCTTTTTGCCGTTATTACACGCGGGGAATGGAGGTTCCGTTAGTCCTGATGTCCCTGACCTCCGCATTTCTGGCGTTTTTGGAGGTGTCCCTGTTTGGGTTCATGGGGCAGTTGGTGGATTGGCTGGTGGACAAGAATCCTGAGACGCTGCTTCAGGAGGAGGGCGGCCGCTTGCTGATCATGACGTTGGTGGTGCTGGTGGGCTTGCCCGTTGGGGTCTTATTCCGGGCGTTGTTGATTCATCAGACATTGCTGGCCAATTATCCCATGCAGATTCGCTGGAAGGCGCATCGCTATTTGCTTAAGCAGAGCTTGTCTTTCTATCAGAATGACTTCGCCGGCCGCATCGCCACCAAGGTGTTGCAAACCTCTCTGGCGGTGCGGGAAACCGTGATGAAGCTGTTGGATATCATGGTGTATGTACTGGTGTATTTCAGCACCATGCTGGTGATGATTGGCAGTGCGGATATGCGCTTGTTGATTCCTATGATGGTGTGGTTGGGCGCTTATGTTTGCCTGCAGCTTTATTTTGTCCCCAAGCTCAAGCGTAACTCCATGAAAAACGCGGACGCTCGCGCTGCGATGACGGGTCGCATCGTTGATAGTTACACCAATATCACTACTGTAAAACTGTTTTCCCACACCCAGAGGGAAGCGGATTACGCACAGGAAAGCATGCAGGGATTTCTTACCACCGTACGACGGCAGATGCGCCTGGTGACGGGGATCAATGTCAGCGTGCATACCCTGAATTATATGCTGACATTCGTCATAACCGCGTTGGCGATCTGGCTGTGGACGCAGGCTGCGATCACTGTGGGCGCCATTGCGATTGCGGTGAGTCTGACGCTGCGCCTAAACGGCATGGCGCAATGGATCATGTGGGAAGTCAGTGCGTTATTCGAAAATATCGGCACGGTGGCGGATGGCATCACCACCTTGTCCAAGCCGCAGGAAGTGACGGATCGACCCGATGCGAGCAAGCTGCAGGCCACCAAGGGACATATCCGGTTCGATAAAATCGGTTTTCACTACGGCAAAGGCGAGGGCGTCATTGAGAAACTGTCTCTGGATATCAAGCCTGGCGAGAAAGTTGGACTGGTGGGGCGTTCCGGCGCGGGCAAATCTACCCTGGTGAACCTGCTATTGCGCTTTTACGACTTGGAGCAAGGGCGCATTCTCATAGATGGACAGGATATCCGTGAAGTC contains:
- a CDS encoding ABC transporter ATP-binding protein, whose protein sequence is MLSLFEKFIKPFPPEEPEQPPTGLFAFCRYYTRGMEVPLVLMSLTSAFLAFLEVSLFGFMGQLVDWLVDKNPETLLQEEGGRLLIMTLVVLVGLPVGVLFRALLIHQTLLANYPMQIRWKAHRYLLKQSLSFYQNDFAGRIATKVLQTSLAVRETVMKLLDIMVYVLVYFSTMLVMIGSADMRLLIPMMVWLGAYVCLQLYFVPKLKRNSMKNADARAAMTGRIVDSYTNITTVKLFSHTQREADYAQESMQGFLTTVRRQMRLVTGINVSVHTLNYMLTFVITALAIWLWTQAAITVGAIAIAVSLTLRLNGMAQWIMWEVSALFENIGTVADGITTLSKPQEVTDRPDASKLQATKGHIRFDKIGFHYGKGEGVIEKLSLDIKPGEKVGLVGRSGAGKSTLVNLLLRFYDLEQGRILIDGQDIREVSQESLREHIGMVTQDTSLLHRSVRDNILYGRPDATEEEMIAAARKAEAHDFILSLSDPQGRRGYDAQVGERGVKLSGGQRQRIAIARVLLKDAPILILDEATSALDSEAEAAIQRSLYELMEGKTVIAIAHRLSTIAAMDRLIVLDDGAIIEQGSHQDLISSGGIYAQLWAHQTGGFLGIEEGELVT